From one Candidatus Zixiibacteriota bacterium genomic stretch:
- the lepB gene encoding signal peptidase I has protein sequence MKRRKKTLTRHSELIKAALIVFLIGLVLRIFVIFPHHIKIPDMENVLYQGDFLLASQLAYKFTDIKTGDIVVFEHPFKMDELKVGRIVAEGGQTIEILDKSIYIDDEPFADFENIKHVDLNIIPEDYSNRDYVSPVNVPDGAVYILCDNRDVAEDSRDFGVVSIENIKGKGLFVYWSWRPDPNSPEWESPYIFPAIKILFYNLFHFPSRVGWSRIGSSTD, from the coding sequence CATTGTTTTCCTTATCGGTCTCGTTTTAAGGATATTCGTAATCTTCCCCCATCATATTAAGATTCCGGATATGGAAAATGTGCTTTACCAGGGCGATTTTTTATTAGCCTCTCAATTGGCTTATAAGTTCACTGATATAAAAACAGGCGATATTGTAGTTTTTGAGCATCCGTTCAAGATGGACGAATTAAAAGTCGGTCGAATAGTTGCTGAAGGAGGACAAACCATAGAAATATTAGACAAGTCTATCTATATAGATGATGAGCCATTTGCAGATTTCGAAAATATTAAACATGTTGATTTGAATATCATTCCTGAAGATTATTCTAACCGTGATTACGTGAGTCCTGTCAATGTACCGGATGGGGCTGTATATATTTTATGTGATAACCGGGATGTTGCTGAAGATTCGCGGGATTTTGGAGTTGTCAGTATAGAAAATATAAAGGGGAAGGGGCTTTTTGTCTATTGGTCATGGCGTCCCGACCCTAACTCTCCCGAATGGGAAAGCCCATATATTTTTCCGGCAATAAAGATATTGTTCTATAATTTATTCCATTTTCCGTCGCGGGTTGGCTGGAGCCGCATCGGTTCCTCAACCGATTAG